Proteins from one Bufo gargarizans isolate SCDJY-AF-19 chromosome 8, ASM1485885v1, whole genome shotgun sequence genomic window:
- the LYPD6 gene encoding ly6/PLAUR domain-containing protein 6: METWPAVAWFLLLSHIADWLQTVHSRDFTVQDIVFLYPSTTPYPGGFKCFTCEKARDNYECNRWAPDVYCPRDTRYCYSQHIMDASEESVSVTKSCASLEQCLNTGCRESGPHGRKVCTSCCEGNICNMAVPRNDTDAVFATTSPLSHSQRHSGHSATYLLCLLSAIWLLPT; this comes from the exons ATGGAAACGTGGCCGGCGGTGGCCTGGTTCCTGCTCCTCAGTCACATAGCGGACTGGCTGCAAACGGTTCACTCCCGAGACTTCACAGTGCAAGATATCGTCTTCCTCTATCCGTCAA CAACGCCATACCCCGGGGGATTTAAATGTTTCACCTGCGAAAAGGCAAGAGATAATTACGAGTGCAATCGCTGGGCCCCAGATGTCTACTGCCCAAGAG ATACCAGATATTGTTACTCTCAGCACATAATGGACGCATCAGAGGAAAGTGTGTCAGTGACTAAGAGCTGTGCATCACTGGAGCAGTGCCTGAACACAGGGTGCAGAGAGTCCGGTCCTCATGGGCGCAAG GTCTGCACTTCATGTTGTGAAGGGAATATCTGCAACATGGCTGTACCCAGGAACGATACAGATGCCGTTTTTGCAACTACGTCCCCACTGAGTCACTCACAGAGACATTCTGGCCACAGCGCCACCTACCTGCTGTGCTTATTGTCAGCCATATGGCTGTTACCTACATGA